The region CGAGATGAAACGAGGTTTAAAGAATTTTTCCATGACTGCAAGATCTAAGTCGCTTGATCCGCCGCGGCTCACTCAAGCTGTGTGGAGAGAAGTTGTTTGCTAGTTTGCAAAGCGCAACGACAATTATACATGTTTGTCCGCTGCGTCTGTTATCGATGACATTCGCTTTATTCTCGTCAAAAATTTAGAAAGTAGTATTTTGGAACTTTCTAAACAAGTGCTTTGGTTGCTAAGATTTGAGGGTTTCTTTTGAGAAGACATTGTAGAGAATGGAGAGCTATGAAGGCTATAATATAGACTGAAATTAGAAAACCTCGACCCTTCCACGGCAAAATTTACTTAACGAGAGCTAATTCTCAAGAGAAATATGCATTAGAAAAGAAAACAGGTGTCCCACTTAAGTGTGATAACCTTGTGCGCCGCGCATTTGTTTCTGCACGCACATACTTCACCTTTACTATGGTCCGCCTTTAAATTTGTCTTCTCCGAAGTAGTCCTTGTGTCTGGAACGCAGCGTCGTATTCGTCAAGATCACTTCTTCCTCCAGCAACGATACCTCGATAAACTTCCTCGGCAAAGGCAACAAGCTGTTTGCCCGAAGGCGAAGCGATGACTGTCCAAATTGGGCTTCAATTTATTTCGTCCACGAAGCTCGCTGATTGGCTAGAAGGCTTGAATTCCTATGACCCATCGAAGTGACAACAAAGTGTGCCACGTGTAACCTCATGTTTACAACATCTAAACGAGGAAAATCAGTGCTATTGTTGCTAATTTGGCGTCCCTTCAAAATCTCCTCGTCTGAATGCAAATTGTAATAGGGCGTCgacaatattattttatgatttttcatGCAAGGATAATGCAGGATTATAACGGGAAAGAATCTTTTTGTCGAGTGTTTTTGTAATCAGAATTGTAACGAAAACGCCGCAAAAAAACGCTTTGAATGCGCTGCACGCTTCACGTGCGCGTTGAGCTTTTTAGCAAAAGTCCGTGCAGAAGACAAGCGTGAAATTATCAAATGCTCGGATTtcgtgaaaattgctgagattTCAAGATGAAatgcttatttttaaaaaaatacaaaacaagacCCTACATCTGACATTCTCTTTAgtcattgttctttttttgcaaagGCAACTGAATATTACTAAAACcttgagcctacttgtttgtcaGGCTAAAATCTTtaataaagtgatttcaaattgctcgatcttGCAGAGCCGGAAATTGTGAGAAAATTTGACAGCTGCGTCATCACCTCACACCccagtgtctggctccaaatgcagtttcacgacatttttgtataaataatacaacttctactatccaactttttttctccttaaaatatgttttccgtgtgcCTGTAACgagtacataacaccattaaaaggaagaggggggggggggggggggttgggggaaAGCGGTTGGGGGAATCAAAGTGCTTGCTCAGGAGAAGATAtccattccttgacagatttcgcttggcgtcaatgaaaatccgccattttatcaatttACGCGAGCTAAAGTGCGCGCCAATGACGCAATAAATCATACGCAGTAGGGTCGCGCAATGCAAATCACCTTAACAAGGGTTTATACACCGCTACCAGTGACTTCATGCTTTTGAAGCGAAACTCAGTCATTGAATCCttttttacatttcatctcttgtCTAAACCCTTTGTATGCTTTGAATAGAATTTCCAAGCCATAGTATGCAGAAAACCGCATATATAGGCGGGGTTTAATTTCAGGTTACGTCATCAgcaccatgttggtggacgaaaacaaaagatctctcattggcttcCTTTGCTCGTCCACGCCGTTGTCACCTCTGTCTCAAGAAAGGCAAACAACCTATTGGACTCCTTAATCAAAATACGTCCATACAGCAAAGGATTTCCAAGAAAGCACTCATCTCTTCGAGGaggaaaaaattttttttaaagttttcaaaaaaaggggaaaattaagaaaataacacaaacagcggtgataaacattgtattccaacgcatttttataaaacttgacgtttcgtatgctagtcaacacacattttcaaaagtgaccgttacaatttttaaaaactatatatatatcgtaaacaataggggtctggaacctagacacgacattaaatgggatcactttgacattttagcgtccggaaaatctgactttgttcattcaagagctaaagccttcccttaatgtcaatattagtagtgagaagttattgctgttttagctattacttttcattatgtccagacacgtactgctgcagatcattttctcagtctaggttccagacccctattgtttacgatatatatatagtttttaaaaattgtaacggtcacttttgaaaatgtgtgttgactagcatacgaaacgtcaagttttataaaaatgcgttggaatacaatgtttatcaccgctgtttgtgttattttcttaatcaagctacgatggcctaagaacaaggggaaaattttatttgatgAGCACGGTTCCTTCATCGTCGTTTTTATTGTCACCCTCGTCGTCATTGTAATCGCAAAGGAAGATGGGTTGGCAAGTTGATGAAACATGTGCCTTCTACGCACGCGCACGAGAGAAAATGGGCGCGCGAAATCTGGACTCAACCTCTTTTCGCTCGCTCCTCCTCGAATCCAGATATTTTCTCATGCCTATCTCCTTCTCGAGCTCTACTAATTAAACGGCAAAAGAGTCTCGGCTCGTAGTCTACCTTCATCGTCGCTTCTATTGTCTTCCTTGTTGTCATCATAATCACCATGGGAGATGAGttggaaaattgttgaaacacatACCTTCTACCTACCGATGTGTCCCAGCATCTGGGGTGGGGTAGGGGGCGGGGTGCGCTCAACGTCAAATTCGGGTTGAGCTTGTTTTTCTTATCTGCTTCGAGGAATTTTCTCCGCTACTTTGGGTTTTCCCACTCAtcgaaaaaccaatatttgatctttgaaatgaaagttagaaagttCATAGCAGTTAGATTAGCAGCTGAGGCAAATGAGCAGCTCTCAGCTGGTATGAACTGGTAGAGCATGCGCAGAGGAGAGCAATTGCACGGGGTTCGAGCCTGGATTTTACAGGCTTGCTGCTTGTTGTTGTTTAAGTTCCTTATCTAACTGCGAAGAtgtttccaactttcatttcattacaTGAAATTTCGTAGATCCTAAAATCATTTGATTTGCTGTAAGGTGGTTTGTAGTCACCCCCACTAGAAGAGCAGAAGTCCTCAGCTAATTTATTCTGAGACTAAAAAATGAAAGCGATGATGACGATTAGCCagctaattactttccagcaataaaaattgggggtcaccaagttcgttatGTTGTCGGAGGGCTGCTTCAAATACTGTGATCGTGTGCTCCAACGAAAGGATGCTTTTGGGGTAAAATATATCTATTTTCAATTGTGACAACGATTCCTTGCGCATGCTCATTGACACAGGTATTCTTCACATTGAGGGCCCCCTCTGGGTGTAAGGAATCACGAACGTTGGCAGCAATCAGCAGAACGTTCAACTTACTTTCCTGGTAAGTTGGACTACTTGATTTACATTTACATATCCCACAATAATTCCAACGTAGGAATGTTACGAGCCCTTGCGTTTGATTAAAAACGTGCTCCGACGTGTATTGATCCCAGGGAGTTTCTCCACAACAAACCGCTCCACCCTTCGCGGTAAAAAGGCTTCATAACGATGGAGCAAATTTTCTCATTCCGCTGGTCCGGCGCTTATTCGGCGGAGGTGTCCCTTTAAAAAAAACGCTACGTCGACGTCGAATTCGCAGAACGGGGTGTCTTCTTTCAGCACCCAACCTCATTAAGAAACTAGAATGAGCTGTTTAAGACTATTCAATAACaattcaaaacacaaatttATTTTAACATCAAAAGAGCTTTATTGGTTTTTCATCCTACTCTCCTCTTTACAATACACGCACGAATTGCGGACCTACGATCAATTTCTAAATTATTTCCACCTAATAGAAAATTGACTTCTTGAGCCCTCCAAACTTTACTTACAATAGATGTTATTCCTATACAAAAACATTGCAGGGTtaattcagcagttaagccgCCATAAATTTAAATGTATCATTATCCCGTTTTTGCTCTCCTTTACACGCAAAATTCAGCAAATTCAAAACGAATGAAAAGGttactttctaaagaaactgcgcTGCTGGGatgatgtttcgagcgttacaGTGTAGCCCTTCGCGCTGACTAAACATAAGCTCACAAATCTTTGATATGGTGTTCAATTTACCTTTTCCAGCTCGTTGGATAAAACTAAATTTCTGCAAATCACATCCGTCATTGTTTTGTGATTCGCTTGATGAAGCATGCGCAAATCTTGACATAATTGTCGGCGATCGGTTCCTAGAAACCAATTCATTATTCTCAAAGATTCTTTGACCTGGGCCATTTGAGTCTcaaataagaataaaacacaaacaaaataaaacacaaaataatgtttgtaaccgcggtttgtttttttcttaatccattattcataaaaaaattcagaattttgTTTACCGCATGCGTAATTTTAACACCGTATTTTTTCTGGCGGAAAAATTTGTTAAGGTCAACCAAGGTCATACCAATCTTTGTCGCCGTAGATGAATATcgcaaaaaaaatacaacaaatgtCATGAGATTAACTCTAATCCTTGGCTGCACATTAtttgttggaagaaaaatgCTTTTTTAAGTTGTGTAAGAGAAATTACATCATGAGGGAATGCACcacaaattttctttaacactTAAGATCTACCAGTTCACAgacatttgttgtaatttttccTGTTGACATTCTATAATCAAGCACAATtcaaaagtacaaaaaaaaaaaaatatataaagatATAAGATACACCATATCAATAATCATTACCATATGTTATATccctcattccaaaatggccaccattctagtattcttttgttcactTGCAAATTAACCCCTGTTGCCTGTTCAAGTCGTTTAAGTTTAAGAACAAGACAAAAAGAgctaatttgcaaggaaacaaaagaataaaaaattaaaatctggGACACGTTGGGAAAATTGAAACGCTTCCTGATTCCtccccgaccatcccagatcatcggggatgtctacgatttatggttttcataagtcggcaaaatctgggatggtcgggaaATTGCaaaatccccgatcgtctgggatttttcCGACATATGAAAAGTAGGCTTAAACTTTGCataaaaacaacgtgaaatcccccaatttgaggttttaacgactACGTGGGCGTACAAATGCGAATCtttcattccatatttttaatctgaaaccgctcgtataaatattttaggataattcgcccacattgtacgaagtgaacgaaatgaaataaccgcgaaagacttGTGCAGGATTGTGCAAAGCTACATTGTAAAGTGACAAAACAATAAATCCCCTGGTGAAGATGGCTTCTCAAAGGAGTTTTATGAAAAATTTTTTGACTTAATCGGCATGCATCTCCTTAATTCATATAATGAAGCCTTTTCTAAAGGTCAATTGTCAATCTCACAAAGACGCGGTATGATCTGTTTAATACCTAAAGACGACTGTTGTCTCATTGAGCTGTCTAATTGGCGTCCACTAACTCTACTTAATGTTGATTATAAAATCTTGGCAAAAGTTATTGGACAAAGAATTCAGTCAACTTTATCTTCGCTCATACATACTGATCAAACAGGCTTTGTTAAAGGTAGATTCATTGGACAAAATGTCCGTCTTTTGAATGACATCATAGAATACGCAGATGCTAAAAAACTCCCAGGTGTCCTTCTATTCATTGACTTTCGAAAGGCTTTTGACACTATTGAGTGGAATTTTATTCACAAGTGTATTGAACTATACAACTTTGGTCCAAATATCAGGAAATGGATATCCATTCTTtacaacaatgttgaaagtgGTGTGCTGAATGCTGGATTTATGACCAACTATTTCCAAGTCTCACGTGGCGTCCGTCAAGGATGCCCTCTGAGCCCTCTCTTGTTTGTTTTATCAGTTGAATTGTTAGCCCTCAAAATACGCCAAGATGAACTCTGCAGGGGCATCCCCCTTCCGGATGGACAAAATGCCAAGATCTCACAGTTCGCGGATGATACAACCCTAATTCTTGAAGATACCATATCTCTTAGAAAGGCTATGAATATAGTTAACTCTTTTGGAGCTTTGTCTGGGTTGCAactaaataaaaagaaaactaaagccATGTGGATTGGTTCGTCAAGCAAAAACAAGTCAATGCCTGTAGAATTCGAGTGCCCAAAAGAACCTATTAAATTTCTGGGTACCTTTCTCTCCCACGACGCAGTTagcaataacaaaaataatttttttattaaaataaggaaaatgGAAACCAAGCTTAATATATGGCTGTCGCGCGATTTGACTCTCTTTGGAAGAACAATGCTTGCAAAATCCTTAGGTTTGTCTCAACTAGTTTACGCTGCTTCAATGCTCTCTGTCCCAGAAGCAGCGATCCAACAGACTCAGAGGAAACTATTTGCGTTTTTGTGGAAGAATAAGTGTGATAAGGTAAAGAGACAGGTTCTGTTCCGTCCCTTATCTAAGGGCGgtttaaattttccttgttttcggACTGTCATTAAAGCGCTACGCCTCTGTTGGATAGGGAGACTTTTAAGTAATCCACATGACACTTGGACAGCAATTCCCAACTCTCACTTTGAAAAACATGGTGGACTCTTGTTCCTACTTAATTGCAATTACAGTGTCGAAAAGTTAGATAAGAAAATTCCCTTATTTTATAGGGAACTACTTGAATACTTTCAAGAATTGCGTAGCAACTGTGAAGATCCACTACAGCGCGAATTTATATTatggaataataaagatatcAACGTTGAAAACAAATCGGTGTTTTGGAAATCTTGGCGTGATAAAAATGTCTTGTTTGTGCAAGATCTGCTAAACAATCAAGGGAATTATTTATCTCCACAAGAATTCAGTAATAAATATAACATCAAGGTTAATTTTCTGCAATACTATCAAATCATTACAGCCATTCCAGCGTCTCTGAAAAGTTACGCCTTCACTCATTTAGATCTTGGAAAACTGAACTCGTTTTCTGAAAATGTCGACTTTCAGATATCTAAAGATGTTAGTTTAAACTTAAAGAAAACTTCGTGCGAGCAGTTTTACAAACTGTTTACAGAGAATATTAGTATTGAACCTACTGCGGTTACAACATGGCGAAAACATTGTACTGTGGTCGCTGACAAGTGGGAGCAATGCATTGAAAGCAATTATAAAATCACTCGAGATAATAAGCTAAGACAATTTTATTATGACGAATCCATTCAGTGGTTCAATATATCCTACAAAACCAATATTAAACTCACGCCGCTTCAAGTTTTTCTCAATTTACCAACCCCAGCTTCCAATCTCTCCAATaagcaaaccaaaaaaaaaaaaaaaaaaaaaaaacaacaacaaaaaaaaaacattgtaaagTGAAGTTTTCAATACACTGCAAATGGCTGGCCAGTCTCTCAAGATTTGCCAGACTGCGCCTAGCAGTATTATTTATCTTAACAGGCCTCCTTTCACATTGTACAAAGGTTGCTTCGTATTTTGCACTATAAACATCACCCTGAATAACATGATCTCTTTGAATATAACAATTATCTTTTCCTCTCATAAATTTCcccactgaaacaaaaattattttcttaactTTACAGGAAACTAAAAGATTCCTGAGTGCTTCAAATGTTTGTCCATTTGTTAGATAGTCGTCAAATACACAAACAACTCTACCTTTCAACTTATCCTTGTAAGCCTCACTCACACAAATAGATCGGAAGTGTTTCTGGATATAATCATTCTTCTGTCTGTGAACTGGATCATCGTCCCTGGATTTTGTGGTACATGTGTGCCTCTTGAAAACTGCACCAGCTTTCCTTCCATTCATCATATAGCGAACATGTTCCTTTAAGTATTCCAATATTTCATTAGGCTTCTTGGAAGAAGATGGGGTAACTGCCCAGTCTTGCACCTCCCGGAAGTCTTTGTCATGTGCGATTGCTGATGAAGAATTTGTAATGCACCTGTCAGTGATTTCCCTCCAGGGTGGGGTGAATTGGGGGAAGGACGTTTCATGCATACATaagaagtttgaaaaaaaattgctttcccTTGGTCCTCAGTGAGgaatttgacaagtttatgtaaTTTGCCCAGGGTCAGGAACATTGTCTACTTTGGTGATAGGTAcagttgaaatataaataattatttacataaaACGAGTTAACCAGATATTTTCTTGGGACACAGAGATTGGAGGATTCGCCATCAACTCTGCCAAATCATCAGGCTAAAATTTGATCCCTTTGATCCCTTCAATTTGATCCCTTCAAGTGACACTTCTATGTAAAAGTCAGTTATAAACCCCCTACTTTTGACAATCAACAGCATACTATGATGAAAACT is a window of Montipora capricornis isolate CH-2021 chromosome 13, ASM3666992v2, whole genome shotgun sequence DNA encoding:
- the LOC138030346 gene encoding uncharacterized protein; amino-acid sequence: MAEAFKGKHVVIFSGSCLFLSSEKLQQEMNEEIRALSQNGNFELHFTSHQNPTSEMLGAIPEGIAFQRRGQPLRDFIEQRWQAGDVVIICGAVDEDLYVAANTKSFLLAALWVDAKEIVRRYGVPAPTPEKMSAILNIVVNQTCWYYSCSLVHPIPTKVVSLCCANTCTGKPVSEDEIKMAKALLAILKDGAKNPWIKKALLCHLMAAIAHDKDFREVQDWAVTPSSSKKPNEILEYLKEHVRYMMNGRKAGAVFKRHTCTTKSRDDDPVHRQKNDYIQKHFRSICVSEAYKDKLKGRVVCVFDDYLTNGQTFEALRNLLVSCKVKKIIFVSVGKFMRGKDNCYIQRDHVIQGDVYSAKYEATFVQCERRPVKINNTARRSLANLERLASHLQCIENFTLQCFFFVVVFFFFFFFWFAYWRDWKLGLVN